ACCGCGGTTGAGCCAGTCGTTATTGGCAACGTTGATAAAAAACTGACTTCCGTTTGTGTTCGGACCTGCGTTGGCCATGGAAATAGTGCCCTTGATATTGAAGTTTTCTTTATGGATTTCACAGTTGAATTTATATCCGGGATTGCCCGTCCCCCATTTATCCATCAAGGCAGTATCCTTAGAATTGGGACATCCGCCCTGAATCATAAAACCCGCTATGACTCTGTGGAATCTTGTCCCGTCATAGAACCCTTTACGGGTGAGCTCAAGGAAGTTATTCACAGTATTCGGTGCCTTGTCGCTGAATAACTCGATTTCGATGTTGCCATGATTTGTCTCAAAAGTTACTCTGGGTGCGTTTGGAACTTTCACGTTTGAATCGTTCATTAAAACAAATCCTCCAATCAGTATAATTATTGCCAGTAACGCAGCGATACCGTAAGAAAAGTTGAATTTTGCTTTCGGCATGAACTATCCCCCCCCACCGAATTCAAATTTTTCTGCAAAGCTTTTCCCAGTCGCAATTTCTGCAGAATTCCAAAAGCTGCTCGTTTGGTATTGACATTGTCTTCTTTTCTGCCTGCTGCCACGTCAATCTTTGGTGAGTCTTAAGATTCAGATGGTGACCTCTTAAACTGATCATTTTTGTCGCTGACCTTCTTTCCGAATCCTTCCCTAATGGGCTGTCAGAGGGCGTGCCTTTGCGCTGGTGCGCAAAACCTTTAATATTTCTACCGGGATTTCCCGGCCCACCAAAGAAGCAGCCCCGGCTACTTCTAACACAAATCCGTTCACCCTGGCAATTCCATCCTGACTGTTGGCCGCATGAGGTTCTTCTACTTTTACCATTATTACCTCCCCAACCTGAACAGGCGCAGCTAGGGCACTGGCTTCTTCAAGGTCAATCCCCCTGATCTGATACTCCTCCAAATGCTGGCTCTCCACTCCTTTTATGATCACTTGCTTCCCTGTACGGGCCTCCAAATGACGCAGACCGGCACCGCCGCTACCTATAACCAATGCTGCCACAGACGGATTAGCTTCTACCAGCACTGCCGGATAAAGGCTGAATTCCGCATATGAAAGAGTTTGCTTTTTGCATCGCAGGCTTATCGTTTCTGCCGATAAGACCTTGCCGCTGCCATCACAATGAGGACAGTCTTTTTGCAGCAGTTTACCCAGCCCCGGTCTTGCCTTTTTCCTCGTCAGCTCGACTAATCCCAGCCGGGTAAGACCCAGGATTGAGGTCTTAGTTTTGTCTTTCTTCAGCTCTTCCTCCAGAGTTTTGAGGACTTTTTCCTGGTGGGTCAAATCCTCCATGTCGATAAAATCGATGATAATAATCCCGCCGGTATTGCGCAGGCGGATTTGCCTAGCTATTTCCACTGCAGCCTCCAAATTAGTCTTTAGGATCGTATCGGCAAGGCTAGTACTGCCCACAAATTTTCCGGTATTGACATCAATTGCTGTCAGGGCTTCGGTCTGATCAATCACCAGGTAACCGCCGCATTTAAGCCAGACCTTGCGCCGCAAAGCATCTTGTATCTGGGAATACACGTTATTCAGAGAAAAAAGGTCCCTGTTATCCAGTCTCACTTTTGAGCGCAAAGAGGGCGCCATGGTCTCCACCATTTCCATCACCTTATCATGTGCCTCCCGGGAGTTGACGGTTAAACGGTCCACTTCCATGTTAAACAGGTCTCTTAGAACCCGGTTCAGGAGCTCCAGATCCCGATGCAGCAGGTGCGGAGCCGGAACTCGTTCTGATTTGGCCATAATCCTATTCCATAGATTGGTTAGACCATGGAAATCCTCAGTTAATTCTTCATTGGACACCCCCTCAGCAACAGTTCTGACTATTAAGCCCATTGCAGGCGGTTTTATTTCCTGGGTCAATCTTTTTAGACGGTTTCGTTCGGCTTCACTTTCAATTCGCCTGGAGATTCCCACGAATTCCACTCCAGGCATCAAGACAACGTAGCGCCCAGGCAAGGTGATCCTGGTAGTTACCCGGGCACCTTTGCCTCCTAGCGGCTCCTTAACAACCTGGACAACCAGCTCCTGCCCTTCCTTCACCATCGCCTCAATGGACTGCCGGCTACGCCTGGTATTTTTTACCTGATCCTTGGGCAGCTTAACATCCTCTACATAAAGAAAGGTGTTCCGGTCAAGCCCAATGTCCACGAAGGCGGCCTGCATGCCCGGGAGAACATTGACTACCCGCCCCTTGTAAATGCTCCCCACCAAGCGGGAATGGGCAGACTGTTCCAAATATATTTCCACCAGCCGATGGTCTTCCAGCACAGCCACCGAGGTTTCTTCCTCATCCATTTGCACCAGCATTTCCCTGTACACTGTTTCACACCCTATCTCCAGCCTGAATTCAACAACCTGAAACCTTCACTGGTTTTCACCTAAGGCCGCAAATCCCTGGGGTCCCCTTGCCAGCAAATCAAGCCTGATAATCTGCAGTCCTTCTCCCTTTAAAGGTAATCCAACATGCCGGATCAGGGCCTTTACAACGTCTTCCGGCCTGACATTACCCTGGGAGCCTGCCTTTAAAGCCATGGACAGCTCAACCTTTGAGCCCGTCAGCTCGGCCTGGAGGCAATATACCCCGGGCCGCACATCCTGGGGTTTAGGACCATGCTTTCCTTCTTTGGTTACTACTGCTTCGGATAAAGCCAA
This region of Syntrophomonadaceae bacterium genomic DNA includes:
- a CDS encoding peptidylprolyl isomerase; this encodes MNDSNVKVPNAPRVTFETNHGNIEIELFSDKAPNTVNNFLELTRKGFYDGTRFHRVIAGFMIQGGCPNSKDTALMDKWGTGNPGYKFNCEIHKENFNIKGTISMANAGPNTNGSQFFINVANNDWLNRGHTVFGRVISGMDVIEKISAVKTGPRDIPAEEVIIIKAVAK
- a CDS encoding Rne/Rng family ribonuclease: MYREMLVQMDEEETSVAVLEDHRLVEIYLEQSAHSRLVGSIYKGRVVNVLPGMQAAFVDIGLDRNTFLYVEDVKLPKDQVKNTRRSRQSIEAMVKEGQELVVQVVKEPLGGKGARVTTRITLPGRYVVLMPGVEFVGISRRIESEAERNRLKRLTQEIKPPAMGLIVRTVAEGVSNEELTEDFHGLTNLWNRIMAKSERVPAPHLLHRDLELLNRVLRDLFNMEVDRLTVNSREAHDKVMEMVETMAPSLRSKVRLDNRDLFSLNNVYSQIQDALRRKVWLKCGGYLVIDQTEALTAIDVNTGKFVGSTSLADTILKTNLEAAVEIARQIRLRNTGGIIIIDFIDMEDLTHQEKVLKTLEEELKKDKTKTSILGLTRLGLVELTRKKARPGLGKLLQKDCPHCDGSGKVLSAETISLRCKKQTLSYAEFSLYPAVLVEANPSVAALVIGSGGAGLRHLEARTGKQVIIKGVESQHLEEYQIRGIDLEEASALAAPVQVGEVIMVKVEEPHAANSQDGIARVNGFVLEVAGAASLVGREIPVEILKVLRTSAKARPLTAH